A single window of Athene noctua chromosome 1, bAthNoc1.hap1.1, whole genome shotgun sequence DNA harbors:
- the CCDC85A gene encoding coiled-coil domain-containing protein 85A isoform X3, whose product MSKVAAESCGAAPAEDLSKVSDEELLKWSKEELIRSLRRAEAEKMSAMLDHSNLIREVNRRLQLHLGEIRGLKDINQKLQEDNQELRDLCCFLDDDRQKGKKVSREWQRLGRYSASVMHKEVALYLQKLKELEVRQEEVVKENLELKELCVLLDEEKSGGAGSRSSIDSQISLCQLTTTSTYIRDVGDGSSTSSTGSTDSPDHHKHHPSTSPEHLQKTRGEGSPEHQKHRSISPEHLQKPRSSGSPDHHLKGPSPEHHKTIVKAPDQQKHSSGSPETLPKHVLSSSPEHFQKQRPGSSPEHQKHSSGSPDHLQKHTPSGSTEHLHKVRGTSPEHLKQHYGGSPEHLKHLSGGSREGTLRRQVTDDLSPHHRSIYNGMNGCVEETWRCCRVVPWN is encoded by the exons ATGTCGAAAGTGGCGGCGGAAAGTTGCGGGGCGGCGCCGGCCGAGGACTTGTCCAAGGTGTCGGACGAGGAGCTGCTCAAGTGGAGCAAGGAGGAGCTGATCCGCAGCCTCCGCCGCGCCGAGGCCGAGAAGATGAGCGCGATGCTGGACCACAGCAACCTCATCCGCGAGGTGAACCGCCGTCTCCAGCTCCACCTCGGCGAGATCCGCGGCTTGAAG GATATCAACCAGAAGCTGCAAGAAGATAACCAAGAACTGAGAGACCTTTGCTGCTTCCTGGATGATGACAGGCAAAAAGGCAAGAAGGTGTCCCGTGAATGGCAGAGACTGGGCAGATACAGTGCTAGCGTTATGCACAAAGAGGTTGCCTTATACTTGCAGAAGCTGAAAGAACTGGAAGTGAGACAAGAAGAAGTGGTTAAGGAGAACCTGGAGCTGAAAGAATTGTGTGTGTtgctggatgaggagaaaagTGGTGGAGCAGGCAGCCGGAGCTCTATTGACAGCCAGATCAGCCTGTGCCAGTTAACCACGACGAGTACTTACATAAGAGATGTTGGTGATGGGAGTAGTACTTCTAGCACGGGAAGTACAGACAGTCCAGACCATCATAAACATCATCCAAGCACTAGTCCAGAACATCTTCAAAAAACCCGGGGTGAAGGAAGCCCTGAGCATCAAAAACACAGGAGTATCAGCCCAGAGCACCTGCAGAAGCCCAGGAGTTCTGGCAGTCCTGATCATCACCTGAAAGGACCAAGTCCAGAACATCACAAAACCATTGTCAAAGCACCTGACCAACAAAAGCACAGCAGTGGCAGCCCAGAAACTCTCCCAAAGCACGTTTTGAGTAGTAGCCCTGAACACTTTCAAAAGCAGAGGCCTGGTAGTAGCCCCGAGCATCAAAAGCACAGCAGTGGCAGCCCAGATCATCTTCAAAAGCACACGCCGAGTGGAAGTACAGAACATCTCCACAAAGTGAGGGGTACGAGCCCTGAGCATCTCAAACAACACTATGGAGGAAGCCCAGAGCATCTCAAACATCTCAGTGGAGGCAGCAGAGAAGGTACCCTCAGGAGACAAGTTACAGATGACCTGTCACCTCATCACCGAAGTATATACAATGGAATGAATG